In a genomic window of Nostoc sp. UHCC 0870:
- a CDS encoding phosphotransferase family protein, with protein MPPFILNSQNIFEYLNSLNLCTLDEQSFSKIALKPAKNFNLLVTFPEGRKLLVKQERHNPEGKTAGEFFLEWRIHDFLRHFPELNYIRTNLSEAVHFNWENSILIFNYLDTYRDLMDFYAKENLNLFPINIAKAVGKTLASIHRVSINNEKYREFFQHTIDSPIQERKSNLSRGLDRLTPEIFGKVPADGIKFFALYQRYDSLGQAIAELIDSLTPCCLTHNDLKLNNILVSLDWEAAPDEEIIRLIDWERGNWGDPANDLGTVIASYLQMWLYSMVTGKSITIDESLRLAATPLYVLQPSLRELVTAYLTHFPEILEHRPDFLQRVMQFCGLALITAIQARLQYEKTFGNVGICMLQVAKSLLCRPEASIPTIFGVEATDFYPDSLLVNS; from the coding sequence ATGCCACCATTTATCCTCAATTCTCAAAACATATTTGAGTACCTAAATTCTTTGAACTTATGTACTCTTGATGAGCAATCATTCAGCAAAATTGCACTAAAACCAGCCAAAAATTTTAATCTACTAGTTACCTTTCCAGAAGGGAGGAAACTGCTAGTTAAGCAAGAACGTCATAACCCAGAAGGAAAAACGGCTGGCGAATTTTTTCTGGAATGGCGGATTCATGATTTTTTACGTCATTTCCCAGAACTTAACTACATCCGTACTAATTTATCAGAAGCAGTACATTTCAATTGGGAAAATTCTATTCTTATTTTCAATTATCTTGATACATATCGAGATTTAATGGATTTTTACGCTAAAGAGAATTTGAATTTATTTCCCATTAACATTGCAAAGGCCGTTGGGAAGACTTTAGCATCAATTCATCGCGTCTCAATTAACAATGAAAAGTATCGAGAGTTTTTTCAACATACTATCGATAGTCCTATTCAAGAAAGAAAGTCTAATCTCAGTCGTGGTTTAGACAGACTTACGCCAGAAATCTTTGGTAAAGTTCCTGCTGATGGCATCAAATTTTTTGCCTTATATCAACGTTACGATAGCTTAGGTCAGGCGATCGCAGAATTAATCGATTCCTTAACCCCTTGTTGTCTCACCCATAATGACCTCAAGTTAAACAATATCTTAGTTTCCCTGGATTGGGAAGCAGCACCTGATGAGGAAATTATCCGCTTGATTGACTGGGAACGTGGTAACTGGGGAGATCCCGCTAATGATTTGGGAACAGTCATCGCCAGCTATCTGCAAATGTGGTTATACAGCATGGTGACAGGTAAATCGATTACCATTGATGAGTCTTTACGTCTAGCAGCTACCCCCTTGTATGTCCTCCAACCTTCATTGAGAGAGTTGGTAACTGCTTACTTAACTCATTTCCCAGAAATCTTAGAACATCGTCCCGATTTCTTACAACGGGTGATGCAATTTTGTGGTTTAGCGTTAATTACCGCTATTCAGGCTCGACTCCAGTACGAAAAAACCTTTGGGAATGTGGGTATTTGTATGCTACAAGTCGCCAAGAGTTTATTGTGTCGTCCAGAAGCATCTATTCCCACAATTTTTGGTGTGGAAGCAACAGACTTCTATCCTGACAGTTTATTGGTTAATTCGTAA
- a CDS encoding T3SS effector HopA1 family protein has product MQLLDSVQLSDISESLQLSLQDIIHNVEIQSQYCIKHPNYKPLELPESSVSRFQKLSSDLQNKYLSQQLRSFLYGIYYNGSLKSVLASDAEISNLAVNQNLENNTFLGVDLAFYDRLHENNRGQGYWSYGWQVVREEIDGAIAVYKDGLTLYVEQDGLQAPANLENFISIKLPKNLVQSGFYMAVADAGILRHDQTQDQTLVRVYFNVTPDGAVAVMDSLTTQLNAISLEFTFKALYNPADYERYDSAVLYFNKNDYECVHPILETLYTEHQAHFREQVPLFTKPIAPGLAIAEEPKHRFAENESFGTHRCQIVANGLLSAWLQGINTPSGKMTSILQQFSALNIELQCPYLNADSEDIYTPLR; this is encoded by the coding sequence ATGCAACTATTAGATTCTGTCCAATTGTCAGATATTTCAGAGTCACTGCAACTATCATTGCAAGACATTATTCATAATGTTGAGATCCAATCCCAGTATTGTATTAAGCATCCCAACTACAAACCCCTAGAATTACCTGAGTCTTCAGTCTCCCGCTTTCAAAAATTATCTTCAGATTTACAGAATAAGTATTTGAGTCAGCAGTTGCGTAGTTTTCTCTACGGCATCTACTACAATGGCTCTTTGAAAAGTGTTTTGGCATCGGATGCAGAGATATCTAATTTAGCCGTCAACCAAAATCTAGAGAACAACACCTTTTTAGGTGTAGACCTAGCTTTTTACGATCGCCTGCATGAAAATAATAGAGGTCAAGGCTACTGGAGTTATGGTTGGCAGGTAGTCAGAGAAGAAATAGACGGTGCTATAGCAGTTTATAAAGATGGTTTAACATTGTATGTTGAACAAGATGGACTGCAAGCACCTGCTAACTTAGAAAACTTCATTTCTATCAAATTACCTAAAAACCTGGTGCAAAGTGGGTTTTATATGGCAGTTGCTGATGCAGGTATATTGCGACATGATCAAACACAGGATCAAACTCTGGTGCGTGTCTACTTTAATGTAACTCCAGATGGTGCAGTTGCAGTTATGGATAGTTTGACTACGCAACTCAATGCTATATCTCTAGAATTTACCTTTAAAGCCTTATATAATCCTGCCGATTATGAGCGTTACGACTCAGCAGTGCTGTATTTTAACAAAAATGATTATGAATGCGTTCACCCCATCTTAGAGACGCTTTATACAGAGCATCAAGCCCATTTTCGGGAGCAAGTTCCCCTATTTACTAAGCCTATAGCACCAGGGTTAGCGATCGCCGAAGAACCAAAGCATAGATTTGCTGAAAATGAGAGTTTTGGTACACATCGTTGTCAAATTGTGGCTAATGGTTTGCTATCAGCTTGGCTGCAAGGTATTAATACACCATCAGGTAAGATGACATCTATTTTGCAACAGTTCTCTGCATTAAATATTGAATTGCAATGTCCTTATCTCAATGCCGACTCTGAAGATATATATACCCCATTGAGATAG
- the gltX gene encoding glutamate--tRNA ligase, producing MTVRVRIAPSPTGNLHIGTARTAVFNWLFARHHGGTFILRIEDTDLERSRPEYTENILEGLRWLGLNWDEGPFFQSQRLDLYKQAVQKLLDQGLAYRCYTTSEELEALREAQKAKGEAPRYDNRHRHLTPEQEAELQAQGRSFVIRFKIEDGREIVWNDLVRDKMVWRGSDLGGDMVIARASEEGIGQPLYNFVVVVDDIDMQISHVIRGEDHIANTAKQILLYEALGGKIPEFAHTPLILNMEGRKLSKRDGVTSISDFQRMGFTSEGLVNYMTLLGWSPPDSTQEIFTLESAAKEFSFERVNKAGAKFDWAKLDWLNSQYLHNMPVDQLTDLIIPYWEAAGYQFDGGRDRAWLEKLVGLLSASLTRLTDAVDMSKLFFGETVEYSEEGSQQLQQAGCSDVLQGIITAVETQPEFTEAVAQDIIKQVVKAQNVKKGLVMRSLRAALTGDVHGPDLIQSWLLLNQIGLDKPRLHQANISKGV from the coding sequence GTGACTGTCAGAGTCCGAATTGCACCTAGTCCCACTGGGAATCTACATATTGGTACAGCTAGAACAGCTGTATTTAACTGGTTGTTTGCTCGTCACCACGGCGGGACATTTATTTTGCGAATTGAAGATACAGACCTAGAGCGATCGCGTCCTGAATATACAGAAAATATTCTGGAAGGATTGCGTTGGTTGGGACTCAACTGGGATGAAGGGCCATTCTTTCAATCCCAACGTCTAGACCTGTACAAACAAGCAGTACAAAAACTCCTCGATCAAGGTTTAGCCTATCGCTGCTATACCACATCAGAAGAACTCGAAGCCTTACGAGAAGCCCAAAAAGCCAAAGGTGAAGCCCCTCGTTACGACAATCGCCACCGTCACCTCACCCCAGAACAAGAAGCGGAATTACAAGCCCAAGGGCGTAGTTTTGTAATTCGTTTTAAAATTGAGGATGGCCGGGAAATTGTCTGGAATGACCTAGTAAGGGACAAAATGGTCTGGCGCGGTAGTGATTTAGGTGGTGATATGGTCATCGCCCGCGCTTCCGAGGAAGGTATTGGTCAACCCCTATACAACTTTGTGGTTGTAGTGGATGACATTGATATGCAAATCAGTCATGTGATTCGGGGAGAAGACCACATCGCCAATACAGCCAAGCAGATTCTACTGTATGAAGCATTGGGGGGAAAAATTCCTGAATTTGCCCACACACCTCTGATTTTAAACATGGAGGGACGCAAACTTTCCAAGCGGGATGGGGTGACATCCATCTCTGACTTTCAGCGAATGGGCTTTACATCTGAAGGTTTAGTTAACTACATGACCTTGCTGGGGTGGTCGCCGCCAGATTCTACACAAGAAATATTTACCTTAGAATCAGCCGCCAAAGAGTTTAGTTTTGAGCGCGTCAATAAAGCTGGGGCGAAATTTGACTGGGCGAAATTAGATTGGTTGAACAGTCAATATCTCCACAATATGCCAGTAGACCAGCTCACCGATTTAATTATCCCTTACTGGGAAGCGGCTGGATATCAATTTGATGGCGGACGAGACCGTGCTTGGTTAGAAAAGTTGGTAGGTTTACTAAGTGCTAGCTTGACACGGTTAACCGATGCTGTAGATATGAGCAAACTGTTTTTTGGCGAGACAGTAGAATACAGCGAAGAGGGTAGCCAACAACTACAGCAAGCCGGCTGTAGTGATGTTCTGCAAGGAATTATCACAGCCGTGGAAACTCAACCCGAATTTACAGAAGCTGTTGCCCAAGACATAATAAAACAAGTGGTAAAAGCCCAAAACGTCAAAAAAGGCTTAGTCATGCGATCGCTCCGCGCTGCGCTAACTGGAGACGTACACGGACCCGACCTCATCCAATCTTGGTTACTCCTCAATCAGATTGGTTTAGACAAACCACGCTTACATCAAGCGAATATAAGTAAAGGGGTGTAG
- a CDS encoding esterase-like activity of phytase family protein, with the protein MVFLQKIRRLPKIIYLAIAILIISFFVINLETGAVEISSIEFIGEATLPKRLSFQKTEIGGLSGITYDNKTDLYYAISDDRGQKAPARFYTFKIDLDQGYLQDGGVIPVGVTTLLNNDNQPFPPNATDTEGIAVTKEETVFISSEGDVNRLIAPFIKEFNLASGQVIQTLPIPLKFLPNKNGKQGIRNNLAFESLTITPDNQTLFTATENALIQDGVIAEPNIGSPCRILQYNLNNNQLAKEFLYQTEPVTSFFNPTGKFASGLPDLLALDNQGHFLSIERSFTGLGFTVFLFQFSLTAADNIHNIDSLLAVDTKKITPVQKKLLLDLRTLDVALDNIEGLTLGPQLSHREHLLILVSDNNFNSIQRTQFLAFKITIQSPIMSLFRRIFQLK; encoded by the coding sequence ATGGTATTTTTGCAGAAAATCAGGCGTTTACCGAAAATTATCTATCTAGCGATCGCAATTTTAATTATCAGCTTCTTTGTGATTAACTTAGAAACAGGTGCTGTTGAAATTAGCAGTATAGAATTTATCGGAGAAGCTACTTTACCAAAAAGATTATCCTTCCAAAAAACTGAAATTGGAGGCTTATCTGGAATTACCTATGATAATAAAACAGACCTTTATTATGCAATTTCCGATGACCGGGGACAAAAAGCCCCAGCCCGCTTTTATACTTTTAAAATAGATTTAGATCAAGGTTATTTGCAAGATGGCGGCGTTATTCCAGTTGGTGTCACCACACTATTAAACAATGACAATCAACCCTTCCCCCCTAATGCAACTGATACAGAAGGTATTGCTGTCACCAAAGAAGAAACAGTCTTCATTTCTTCTGAAGGTGATGTTAATAGATTGATTGCACCTTTTATTAAAGAGTTTAACTTAGCTTCTGGTCAAGTCATTCAAACACTACCCATACCACTAAAATTTTTACCTAACAAAAATGGGAAACAAGGCATACGTAATAATTTAGCCTTTGAAAGCCTTACCATTACACCTGATAACCAAACTTTGTTTACGGCTACAGAAAATGCTCTCATTCAAGATGGGGTAATAGCTGAACCTAATATTGGTAGTCCTTGCCGCATTTTGCAATATAATCTCAATAATAATCAACTAGCAAAAGAGTTCCTTTACCAAACCGAACCAGTAACATCGTTTTTTAATCCCACAGGTAAATTTGCCAGTGGATTACCTGATTTACTGGCTTTAGATAATCAAGGTCACTTTCTCAGTATAGAACGTTCTTTTACTGGCTTAGGATTTACTGTTTTCTTATTTCAGTTCTCTTTAACAGCAGCAGATAACATTCATAATATAGATAGTTTATTGGCAGTTGATACTAAAAAAATTACCCCAGTGCAGAAAAAACTGCTGTTAGATTTAAGAACTCTTGATGTAGCACTAGACAATATAGAGGGTTTAACTCTTGGACCACAACTATCTCATAGAGAACACCTTTTGATTCTCGTTAGTGATAACAATTTTAATAGTATACAACGCACTCAATTTTTAGCTTTTAAAATTACAATTCAATCACCAATTATGAGTTTATTCCGTCGAATTTTTCAGCTAAAATAA
- the ftsH2 gene encoding ATP-dependent zinc metalloprotease FtsH2, producing MKFSWRVLVLWTLPALVIGFFFWQGAFAGNPADMSRNAANTRMTYGRFLEYLDAGRVNNVDLYEGGRTAIIEASDQDIENRVQRWRVDLPINAPELISKLKEKQVSFDAHPMRNDGAIWGLLGNLIFPILLITGLFFLFRRSNNMPGGPGQAMNFGKSKARFQMEAKTGVKFDDVAGIEEAKEELQEVVTFLKQPERFTAVGARIPKGVLLVGPPGTGKTLLAKAIAGEAGVPFFSISGSEFVEMFVGVGASRVRDLFKKAKDNAPCIIFIDEIDAVGRQRGAGIGGGNDEREQTLNQLLTEMDGFEGNTGIIIIAATNRPDVLDAALLRPGRFDRQVTVDAPDIKGRLEILQVHARNKKLDPSVSLEAIARRTPGFTGADLANLLNEAAILTARRRKEGITLGEIDDAVDRVVAGMEGTPLVDSKSKRLIAYHEVGHALVGTLLKDHDQVQKVTLIPRGQAQGLTWFTPNEEQGLISRSQLKARITGALGGRAAEYIIFGAAEVTTGAGGDLQQVTGMARQMVTRFGMSNLGPLSLESQQGEVFLGRDWMTRSDYSESIAARIDSQVREIVEQCYENAKKIMRENRAVTDRLVDLLIEKETIDGDEFRQIVAEYTDVPEKVQFVPQL from the coding sequence ATGAAATTCTCTTGGAGAGTCCTCGTACTCTGGACATTGCCTGCTTTGGTAATTGGCTTTTTCTTCTGGCAAGGCGCGTTTGCAGGTAATCCTGCTGACATGAGCAGAAATGCTGCTAATACGCGCATGACCTATGGCCGCTTTCTGGAATACTTGGACGCTGGTCGCGTTAACAATGTGGATCTGTATGAAGGCGGTAGAACAGCGATTATTGAAGCCAGTGACCAAGATATCGAAAATCGTGTGCAACGCTGGCGGGTAGATTTACCAATTAATGCGCCTGAGTTAATCAGCAAGCTTAAAGAAAAGCAAGTTAGTTTTGATGCTCATCCCATGCGTAATGATGGCGCAATCTGGGGACTTTTAGGTAATCTGATTTTCCCAATCTTATTGATTACTGGATTGTTCTTTTTGTTCCGTCGTTCCAATAATATGCCTGGCGGCCCTGGTCAAGCCATGAACTTTGGTAAATCCAAAGCGCGTTTCCAAATGGAAGCCAAAACTGGGGTAAAATTTGATGATGTAGCTGGTATTGAAGAAGCTAAAGAAGAATTACAAGAAGTTGTCACCTTCTTAAAACAGCCAGAAAGATTTACAGCTGTTGGCGCACGTATTCCTAAAGGGGTGCTGTTAGTCGGCCCTCCAGGTACAGGTAAAACTTTACTAGCAAAAGCGATCGCCGGGGAAGCTGGTGTTCCTTTCTTTAGTATTTCCGGTTCGGAGTTCGTAGAAATGTTCGTGGGTGTTGGTGCTTCCCGCGTCCGTGACTTGTTCAAGAAAGCTAAAGATAACGCGCCTTGTATCATCTTCATCGATGAAATTGATGCGGTAGGTAGACAACGGGGTGCTGGTATCGGTGGCGGTAACGATGAGAGAGAACAAACCCTCAACCAGTTACTCACCGAGATGGATGGGTTTGAAGGTAATACAGGAATCATTATTATTGCTGCTACCAACCGTCCTGATGTACTAGACGCAGCTTTATTACGTCCCGGTCGATTTGACAGACAAGTAACCGTTGATGCACCAGACATCAAAGGACGCTTGGAAATTCTGCAAGTCCACGCTCGTAACAAGAAACTTGACCCCAGCGTATCATTAGAAGCGATCGCACGTCGCACACCAGGATTCACCGGTGCAGATTTAGCTAACCTGCTGAATGAAGCCGCTATTCTAACTGCTAGAAGACGCAAAGAAGGCATTACCCTGGGTGAGATTGACGACGCAGTAGATAGAGTTGTCGCCGGGATGGAAGGTACACCATTGGTAGACAGCAAGAGCAAACGCTTGATTGCTTACCATGAAGTCGGACACGCCTTGGTAGGGACTTTATTAAAAGACCATGACCAAGTGCAGAAAGTCACCCTGATTCCTCGCGGACAAGCACAAGGTTTGACTTGGTTTACCCCCAACGAAGAACAAGGCTTAATTTCCCGTTCCCAACTCAAAGCCAGAATTACTGGTGCTTTGGGTGGTCGCGCAGCTGAATACATAATTTTTGGTGCGGCGGAAGTGACCACAGGTGCAGGCGGCGACTTGCAACAAGTCACCGGTATGGCTCGCCAAATGGTGACACGCTTCGGGATGTCTAATTTAGGCCCTCTGTCCTTGGAAAGCCAACAAGGGGAAGTTTTCCTAGGTCGTGACTGGATGACCCGTTCTGATTATTCCGAATCAATTGCGGCTCGGATTGATTCTCAAGTGCGGGAAATTGTTGAACAGTGCTATGAAAACGCTAAGAAGATTATGCGGGAAAATCGTGCTGTCACCGATCGCCTAGTTGATTTGCTAATTGAAAAAGAAACCATTGACGGTGATGAATTCCGTCAAATTGTCGCTGAGTACACTGATGTACCTGAAAAAGTTCAGTTTGTTCCACAACTGTAG
- a CDS encoding serine/threonine protein kinase gives MVNSRTEPDVYIGKFLNNRYLIIDLIGKGGMGRVYLAEDTAKGGKQVALKILMLSLANQQLSQRFAREIFIGAQLGRKSQHIVRVLSYGVTDDKTPFYVMEYLQGKNLKQILKAQALTIGKFLDICYQICLGLQCAHEGITLKGEIYPIVHRDIKPENIFLTTDPKQNELVKILDFGIAKFLTERSGMTLTDSFIGSLPYCSPEHMEGRKLLDVRSDIYSLGVLMFEMLTKKHPFQTQSNSFGNWYQAHRFQTPPAFTEVDNQLKIPQELQELVMNCLAKEVGDRPQNIHQILQVLEQVKNKIEANVGNTDVWESLPTVQLVPVTSISEKECLQKIWPKNKPIQTIGFPHLLHTTQGSIPTYWAMLPKQEIVSFLSKNNSTEFIHKMSVYPMILWVTVLYDAQLSLIRWLSSFIDLSENKGQKIVQILADTGYYHLLFFALEEPNTCAHVITLTLNAKQRQQLLDCLNSTQKSQATTSIVSEEAKGLLRVEYEKIKLEIMQNLVVNKSIHKFDLKDWLSEIIGQFMQLFVFKNNK, from the coding sequence ATGGTCAACTCAAGAACAGAGCCAGATGTTTATATTGGAAAATTTTTAAACAATCGCTATCTAATAATAGATTTGATTGGTAAAGGTGGTATGGGACGGGTTTACTTAGCAGAAGATACAGCTAAGGGTGGTAAACAAGTCGCCTTAAAAATCCTCATGCTAAGTTTAGCAAATCAACAGTTATCTCAACGTTTTGCTAGAGAAATTTTTATTGGCGCACAATTGGGGCGGAAAAGCCAACATATTGTTAGAGTCTTGAGCTATGGCGTGACTGATGATAAAACTCCATTTTATGTTATGGAGTATCTTCAAGGTAAAAACTTGAAGCAAATATTGAAAGCTCAAGCATTAACAATCGGCAAATTTTTAGATATTTGTTATCAAATTTGTTTAGGTTTACAATGCGCTCACGAAGGTATTACCCTCAAAGGTGAGATTTATCCAATTGTACATAGAGATATCAAGCCTGAGAATATATTTCTAACCACAGATCCCAAACAAAATGAGCTTGTTAAAATTCTTGATTTTGGCATTGCTAAATTTTTAACAGAACGCAGTGGGATGACACTAACAGATTCTTTTATTGGCAGTTTACCCTATTGCTCTCCCGAACATATGGAAGGACGCAAATTACTTGATGTCCGTTCTGATATCTATAGTTTGGGAGTATTAATGTTTGAAATGTTAACAAAAAAACATCCCTTTCAAACACAAAGTAATTCCTTTGGTAATTGGTATCAAGCTCATCGCTTTCAAACTCCACCTGCATTCACAGAAGTTGATAATCAATTAAAAATTCCGCAGGAATTACAAGAATTAGTGATGAATTGTTTAGCTAAAGAAGTAGGCGATCGCCCACAGAATATTCATCAAATATTACAAGTTTTAGAACAAGTTAAAAATAAAATTGAGGCGAATGTGGGCAATACTGATGTCTGGGAAAGCTTGCCTACAGTACAGTTAGTACCTGTAACTTCAATCTCAGAAAAAGAATGCTTACAAAAAATATGGCCTAAAAATAAACCGATTCAGACAATTGGTTTTCCTCATCTCTTACATACTACTCAAGGTAGTATCCCCACATACTGGGCAATGTTACCTAAACAAGAAATTGTTAGTTTTTTAAGTAAAAACAATAGCACTGAATTTATTCATAAAATGTCAGTCTATCCGATGATATTATGGGTGACAGTGTTATATGATGCCCAATTATCTCTAATTCGCTGGTTATCATCTTTTATAGATTTAAGCGAAAATAAGGGGCAAAAAATAGTTCAAATTTTGGCAGATACTGGATATTATCATTTACTATTTTTTGCTTTAGAAGAGCCAAATACTTGCGCTCATGTCATTACTTTAACACTTAATGCTAAACAGCGTCAGCAACTATTGGATTGTTTAAATTCTACTCAAAAGTCGCAAGCAACGACATCAATTGTCTCCGAAGAAGCTAAAGGGTTACTTAGAGTAGAATATGAAAAAATTAAACTAGAAATTATGCAAAATCTAGTTGTCAATAAATCAATTCATAAGTTTGATCTAAAAGATTGGTTGTCTGAAATTATTGGGCAATTTATGCAATTATTTGTATTTAAAAATAACAAATAA
- a CDS encoding serine/threonine protein kinase encodes MNKSTFVSPKNAGLIVNRYQLKQLIGSGGMGEVFLATDMLLGGTPVAIKFLTQTVSDAKIQKDFLREALMSAALSQKSLHIVRAYDYGVSEKGKPFYVMEYLNGKSLKDLIPLPLPRFLNLTRQICLGLQCAHEGIQIDGKICPLVHRDIKPANILVVPDPILGQLVKILDFGIAKFLNYTATLSTNRGFHGTLPYSSPEQLEGEKSDSRSDIYSLGVMMFEMLTGVKPWQPETDLFGAWYKAHHFEAPRTIAEVSPQLKIPQNINNLIMACLAKKASDRPQNIREILQVLDNIEKSQCANLPISFATEKTSKISLDSQLFLAVEKNFKQFTWPKNKPIQEIVFPQLMTTNQGTAVALLLMLPESEIQKQLNSKLYNRFIFVTSPHPMLLWVTLLYTHSFGAKWLPCYLDMQNPYNRRLVSFLADHNSYPLMCFTLEPPNKCTQVLTSHVDLSQRQKLKIWVEQSQKLPPTTQPQLSKNLLKQQYKQLQSQMLERIGDR; translated from the coding sequence GTGAATAAAAGTACATTTGTATCCCCAAAAAATGCAGGACTAATTGTTAATCGTTATCAATTGAAGCAATTAATTGGTAGCGGTGGGATGGGGGAAGTTTTTTTAGCAACTGATATGCTTCTAGGAGGAACACCAGTTGCGATCAAATTTCTAACACAAACTGTATCTGATGCCAAAATTCAAAAAGACTTTCTTCGTGAAGCATTGATGAGTGCAGCCTTAAGTCAAAAAAGCCTGCATATTGTTAGAGCTTACGATTATGGTGTCAGTGAAAAAGGGAAACCATTTTATGTGATGGAATATCTCAACGGTAAAAGTTTAAAAGACTTAATTCCCTTACCATTGCCTAGATTTTTAAATCTGACACGGCAAATTTGTTTAGGTTTACAGTGCGCTCATGAAGGAATTCAAATTGATGGTAAGATTTGTCCTTTAGTCCATCGAGATATTAAACCAGCAAATATATTAGTTGTGCCAGATCCGATATTAGGTCAGTTAGTCAAAATTCTCGATTTTGGGATTGCAAAATTTTTAAATTATACAGCTACACTTAGCACTAACAGAGGATTTCATGGCACTTTACCCTATTCTTCTCCGGAGCAACTAGAAGGGGAAAAATCAGATAGTCGCTCTGATATTTATAGTTTAGGTGTGATGATGTTTGAGATGCTGACTGGTGTTAAACCTTGGCAGCCAGAAACAGATTTATTTGGGGCTTGGTATAAAGCACATCACTTTGAAGCCCCGCGAACAATCGCAGAAGTTAGCCCACAGCTAAAAATACCGCAAAATATCAATAATTTAATTATGGCTTGTTTAGCTAAAAAAGCTAGCGATCGCCCCCAAAATATTAGAGAAATTTTGCAAGTTTTAGACAACATAGAAAAATCTCAATGTGCCAATCTACCTATAAGTTTTGCTACTGAAAAGACATCTAAAATATCTCTAGATTCTCAATTGTTTTTAGCAGTCGAAAAAAACTTTAAACAATTTACTTGGCCTAAAAATAAACCTATACAAGAAATCGTTTTTCCCCAGCTAATGACTACTAATCAGGGAACTGCGGTGGCACTATTGCTAATGTTGCCAGAAAGCGAAATCCAAAAGCAATTAAATTCAAAACTATACAACCGATTTATTTTTGTCACATCACCCCACCCCATGCTGTTGTGGGTAACACTACTCTACACTCACTCATTTGGGGCTAAGTGGTTACCATGCTACCTAGATATGCAGAATCCCTACAATCGTCGGCTAGTGTCATTTTTAGCTGACCATAATAGCTATCCTTTGATGTGCTTTACCCTAGAACCACCCAACAAATGCACCCAAGTTCTCACTAGCCACGTTGATCTCAGCCAACGGCAAAAGCTGAAAATTTGGGTAGAACAAAGTCAAAAACTACCTCCAACTACTCAACCCCAGTTGAGTAAAAATCTGCTCAAACAACAGTACAAGCAATTACAGTCTCAGATGCTAGAGAGAATAGGTGACAGGTGA